One genomic segment of Suttonella sp. R2A3 includes these proteins:
- the yihA gene encoding ribosome biogenesis GTP-binding protein YihA/YsxC → MFAFSANSLNQLPENSEVEVAFAGRSNAGKSSALNALTNQKALARVSKTPGRTQLINYFTLPKPDCYLVDLPGYGYANVPPAVRAHWEKLLGDYLLTREPLRGVVILMDIRHPLKNLDITMLECCASRGLPAHIVLTKADKLKKGAQQKQLLSVERELADFPSPLTIQTFSSLKKQGVDKLTHQLDQWTGLNVYKHEL, encoded by the coding sequence ATGTTTGCCTTTTCTGCAAACAGCCTTAATCAACTACCCGAGAATAGCGAAGTTGAAGTCGCTTTTGCCGGGCGGTCAAATGCGGGCAAATCGAGCGCACTGAATGCGCTAACCAATCAAAAAGCGCTTGCGCGGGTATCAAAAACGCCTGGGCGTACGCAGTTAATCAATTATTTCACCCTGCCAAAGCCTGATTGTTATCTCGTCGATTTACCTGGCTATGGCTATGCCAACGTCCCTCCTGCAGTTCGTGCGCACTGGGAGAAATTACTCGGTGATTATCTGCTCACCCGTGAACCACTTCGTGGGGTGGTGATTTTAATGGATATCCGTCATCCGCTAAAAAACCTCGATATCACCATGCTTGAATGCTGCGCCTCACGTGGCCTGCCCGCACACATTGTCCTCACCAAAGCCGATAAATTAAAAAAAGGTGCGCAACAAAAGCAACTCCTTTCTGTGGAACGCGAACTGGCGGATTTCCCTTCGCCACTCACCATCCAAACCTTTTCAAGCCTGAAAAAACAAGGGGTGGATAAACTGACCCACCAACTCGATCAATGGACCGGGTTAAATGTTTACAAGCATGAGTTATGA
- the ligA gene encoding NAD-dependent DNA ligase LigA: MNTAAEPTLNELREQIRAHDYRYYVLDEPSIADVEYDALMNELRRREAQSSEPIPVDSPTQRVGGKADGAFASITHTVPMLSLDNVFSEEAFREFYQRLQNRLNQNETLALSAEPKFDGLAMSLRYERGVLVSAATRGDGSEGEDVTANVRTISAIPLRLRGDAPEVLEVRGEIYMPHAAFEALNDHALANDQKTFANPRNAAAGSLRQLDPSVTAKRQLAFFAYGHGELQGVDLPATYSEWLERYREWGIPVCPLQTPIDGLQAAQDYYAKLGEQRAMLPYDIDGVVFKLNRYDQQAQAGFVSRAPRWAIAWKFPAVEKTTVVEAIDVQVGRTGAITPVARLQAVEVGGVTVTNATLHNADEVARKDVRAGDTVFVRRAGDVIPEVVKVVLEARPDGTQPFVMPSACPVCEAEVIKPEGEAVARCSGGLHCSAQRVQAIIHFASRQALDIQGLGDKLIEAVVSRDWVHSPADLFTLSVDDWASLPRMAEKSAQNVIDALSEAKQTTLPRFIYALGIREVGIVSAKLLANHFHSLDALLAADETILQNVDGIGPVMASYIAHFFTDQENITVINALLDAGIHWPAMPEVNDNQPLPLAGKTVVLTGTLPSLTRDEAKAMLERLGAKVSGSVSGKTDYLLAGDAAGSKLTKAQKLGVQVIDQALLQQWMDDYDSMD; this comes from the coding sequence ATGAACACAGCCGCTGAACCAACGCTCAACGAACTGCGTGAGCAAATTCGTGCGCATGATTACCGCTACTATGTGCTCGATGAGCCGAGTATCGCGGATGTTGAATACGACGCATTAATGAACGAATTGCGCCGACGTGAAGCGCAAAGTTCTGAGCCGATTCCTGTTGATTCACCCACCCAACGCGTTGGCGGTAAAGCCGATGGTGCATTTGCCAGCATTACCCATACAGTGCCGATGCTCTCGCTCGATAACGTGTTTAGCGAAGAAGCATTTCGTGAGTTTTACCAACGCCTACAGAATCGCCTGAATCAAAATGAGACTTTAGCGCTGTCCGCGGAACCTAAATTTGATGGTTTGGCAATGAGCCTACGCTATGAGCGAGGTGTATTAGTCAGCGCCGCGACGCGTGGCGATGGATCAGAAGGCGAAGACGTGACTGCGAATGTGCGTACGATTAGTGCGATTCCGTTACGTTTGCGCGGTGATGCGCCGGAAGTTCTGGAAGTACGCGGTGAAATTTATATGCCGCATGCCGCATTTGAAGCCTTGAATGATCATGCGCTGGCTAATGATCAAAAAACCTTTGCCAATCCGCGTAACGCGGCTGCCGGTAGCTTACGTCAGCTTGATCCGTCGGTCACAGCAAAGCGGCAATTGGCATTTTTTGCTTACGGTCATGGTGAACTACAGGGGGTTGATTTACCGGCAACCTATAGCGAATGGCTTGAACGTTATCGCGAATGGGGGATACCGGTTTGCCCACTACAAACACCAATCGATGGCCTACAAGCTGCACAAGATTATTATGCAAAACTGGGCGAGCAGCGTGCAATGCTGCCCTATGATATCGATGGGGTGGTGTTTAAGTTAAACCGCTACGATCAGCAGGCTCAAGCTGGCTTTGTCTCGCGTGCGCCACGCTGGGCAATCGCTTGGAAATTTCCAGCGGTTGAGAAAACGACCGTCGTTGAAGCAATCGACGTACAAGTTGGACGCACGGGTGCCATTACTCCGGTTGCGCGTTTACAAGCGGTCGAAGTTGGCGGGGTGACTGTAACCAATGCCACCCTGCATAATGCCGATGAAGTGGCGCGTAAAGACGTTCGTGCTGGTGATACGGTATTTGTACGCCGTGCTGGTGATGTGATTCCAGAGGTGGTGAAAGTCGTGCTTGAGGCGCGTCCGGATGGTACACAGCCTTTTGTCATGCCTTCAGCTTGTCCGGTGTGTGAGGCTGAAGTGATTAAGCCTGAAGGAGAAGCTGTAGCGCGTTGTAGCGGGGGCTTGCATTGTTCGGCACAACGCGTGCAGGCGATTATTCATTTTGCTTCTCGCCAAGCGCTTGATATTCAAGGTTTGGGCGATAAACTCATTGAAGCGGTAGTGTCGCGAGATTGGGTTCATAGTCCAGCCGATTTATTTACTTTGAGCGTTGATGATTGGGCGTCATTGCCTCGAATGGCTGAAAAATCTGCGCAAAATGTCATCGATGCCTTATCTGAGGCCAAGCAGACGACGTTACCGCGTTTTATATATGCCTTAGGTATTCGAGAGGTTGGGATTGTCAGTGCTAAATTGCTCGCCAATCATTTCCACAGCCTTGATGCATTACTTGCAGCTGATGAGACGATACTGCAAAATGTTGACGGCATTGGGCCGGTCATGGCGAGTTATATTGCCCATTTCTTCACCGATCAGGAAAATATTACGGTGATTAACGCGTTACTCGATGCGGGTATTCACTGGCCAGCCATGCCTGAAGTCAATGATAATCAACCCTTACCATTAGCAGGGAAAACTGTGGTGCTCACCGGAACGCTGCCCAGCTTGACCAGAGATGAAGCTAAAGCCATGCTCGAACGCTTAGGAGCAAAAGTCAGCGGCAGTGTCTCGGGAAAAACGGATTATCTTTTGGCAGGAGATGCTGCGGGCAGCAAACTAACCAAAGCGCAAAAACTTGGTGTGCAAGTGATTGATCAGGCGCTACTACAACAATGGATGGATGATTATGACTCAATGGATTGA
- a CDS encoding L-threonylcarbamoyladenylate synthase, translating into MTQWIDMHPERINPRHISQVADVIREGGVAILPTDSGYSLICGLDEKKAAERIRLARDLSHEHPFTLLCSDLSHLAHYAKVDNVQFRLLKTLFPGAFTCVLPASREVPRRVQNDKRKTIGLRVPDYAVILAVINAGDEALMSVSLFDEDHPRVSVYDLPDNIVNQVDIIIDVGELANHPSTVLDLTEMPPQIIRQGAGDASALIK; encoded by the coding sequence ATGACTCAATGGATTGATATGCACCCCGAGCGGATAAATCCACGCCATATTAGCCAAGTCGCTGATGTGATTCGTGAAGGTGGGGTGGCAATATTGCCGACAGACAGCGGTTATTCGTTGATTTGTGGTTTGGATGAGAAGAAAGCGGCTGAACGTATTCGCCTGGCACGTGATTTATCGCACGAACACCCGTTTACGTTGTTGTGTAGCGACTTGTCACATCTAGCGCATTATGCCAAAGTCGATAATGTCCAATTTCGTTTGTTGAAAACGCTGTTTCCGGGTGCATTTACCTGTGTGTTACCGGCGAGTCGAGAAGTACCACGTCGGGTACAAAATGATAAACGCAAAACCATTGGTTTGCGTGTGCCTGATTATGCAGTGATTTTGGCGGTGATTAACGCAGGTGATGAAGCGTTGATGTCGGTATCGTTGTTTGATGAGGATCACCCACGCGTGAGTGTGTATGATCTGCCTGATAACATCGTCAACCAGGTTGATATTATTATTGATGTCGGAGAGTTGGCCAACCATCCATCGACCGTGTTAGATTTAACTGAAATGCCGCCGCAAATCATACGCCAAGGTGCGGGCGATGCGTCGGCACTTATCAAGTAA
- a CDS encoding glycine zipper 2TM domain-containing protein — translation MNKLWILPCAALLGACATQPPQTNTPLQAQQGLNSQQNYQSYQQASMTAPSNGVGQVYGKPHQLRNAAVGAAFGAAIGQAWGQDTEGTVTGAAIGGLIGSQMNTLY, via the coding sequence ATGAATAAATTATGGATACTGCCTTGTGCTGCGTTACTCGGTGCCTGTGCCACACAACCACCACAAACCAATACACCGTTACAGGCGCAACAAGGGCTTAATAGTCAGCAAAACTACCAAAGTTACCAGCAAGCGTCAATGACTGCGCCTAGTAATGGGGTAGGTCAGGTTTATGGTAAACCCCATCAATTACGTAACGCTGCGGTCGGTGCAGCTTTTGGTGCAGCCATTGGCCAGGCTTGGGGCCAAGATACTGAAGGGACGGTGACCGGTGCAGCCATTGGTGGCCTGATTGGTAGTCAAATGAATACGCTCTATTAA
- a CDS encoding TSUP family transporter, with protein sequence MSYELILILLLLTGIFAGFVDTIAGGGGMITLPALLMSGLPPDAALATNKLQGSFGTVSASVYFIRRGELDWRKILPGLIATIIGAGAGTLTVQFLPNQWLQTVIPILLLVVAFIFLFMPSVGEFDRDARMALPLFAVSAALPIGFYDGFLGPGTGSFFLLALITLRGKNLRNATIEAKAYNAATNVTSLVLFMIGGSIVWLSGLAMAAGQLVGARIASNLIIDKGNALIRPMVIIVSIIMSAILAYRYWL encoded by the coding sequence ATGAGTTATGAGCTGATTCTTATCCTACTGCTACTCACCGGCATCTTTGCCGGTTTTGTCGACACCATTGCTGGTGGTGGTGGGATGATTACCTTACCGGCGTTATTGATGAGCGGACTACCACCAGATGCCGCACTAGCGACCAATAAACTGCAAGGCAGCTTTGGTACGGTTTCCGCAAGTGTTTATTTTATTCGCCGTGGCGAACTCGACTGGCGGAAAATCTTACCCGGCTTAATTGCTACGATTATCGGTGCTGGCGCAGGCACACTCACCGTCCAATTTTTACCCAATCAATGGCTGCAAACCGTCATCCCAATCTTATTACTCGTCGTTGCCTTCATATTCTTGTTTATGCCGAGTGTTGGTGAGTTTGATCGTGATGCACGCATGGCTTTGCCCCTGTTTGCCGTCTCAGCGGCTCTTCCGATTGGCTTTTATGATGGCTTTTTAGGCCCTGGTACAGGAAGTTTCTTCCTACTTGCCTTAATCACCTTACGCGGCAAAAACTTACGCAACGCGACCATTGAAGCCAAAGCCTATAATGCAGCAACCAATGTGACATCTTTAGTGCTATTTATGATCGGCGGCAGTATCGTTTGGTTATCAGGGCTCGCGATGGCAGCTGGTCAACTGGTCGGTGCGCGTATCGCCTCAAACCTGATTATTGATAAAGGGAATGCACTGATCCGGCCAATGGTGATTATTGTCTCGATCATTATGAGCGCGATATTGGCTTATCGCTACTGGTTATAA
- a CDS encoding YcgN family cysteine cluster protein yields MSETPWWHKALDDLTDQEWEALCDGCGLCCLNKMEDIDTGEVYFSRVACPLLDIEAARCSDYAHRAEKVPDCLNLRDLPRKDFGWLPPSCAYRLRHEGKPLPRWHYLISGDRQTVHRGGRSVCHFALSEEDGHAIDDHLLFRLEDILGSG; encoded by the coding sequence TTGAGTGAGACGCCTTGGTGGCACAAAGCGCTTGATGATTTAACTGATCAAGAATGGGAAGCGCTTTGTGATGGATGTGGCTTGTGCTGCTTAAACAAAATGGAAGACATTGATACGGGAGAAGTTTACTTCTCCCGTGTTGCTTGTCCATTGCTTGATATTGAGGCAGCGCGTTGCAGCGATTATGCACATCGTGCAGAGAAAGTGCCTGATTGCTTAAATTTGCGTGATCTGCCGCGTAAAGATTTTGGTTGGTTGCCGCCGAGTTGTGCGTATCGCCTGCGCCATGAAGGTAAACCGTTACCACGTTGGCATTATTTAATTAGCGGTGATCGGCAAACGGTCCACCGCGGTGGACGAAGCGTTTGTCATTTCGCATTATCTGAAGAAGATGGACATGCGATCGATGATCATTTATTGTTTCGGTTGGAAGATATTTTAGGGAGCGGTTAG
- a CDS encoding cytochrome c4 — protein MKKGILAVAVLTLSASVMAAGDAAAGEQKAAVCMACHGPGGVSANPEWPSLAGQGEKYLIKQLHDFKNGDRVNAVMAPQAAMLSDEDMANLAAYYASQEAPKAKTKGAGENPEEMLALGEALYRGGDMEKGIPACSACHGPTGAGISVAAFPQLSAQHAKYTRIQLDAFKAASGSSDQATDAPVPSAVRANDPNAMMRDIASQMTPKQIEAVAYYIQGLN, from the coding sequence ATGAAAAAAGGTATTTTGGCAGTAGCTGTGCTAACGCTCAGCGCATCAGTAATGGCAGCTGGAGACGCCGCTGCAGGCGAACAAAAAGCAGCGGTTTGTATGGCATGTCATGGACCTGGTGGGGTGAGCGCGAACCCAGAGTGGCCAAGCCTTGCTGGTCAGGGCGAAAAATACCTTATTAAACAGTTGCATGATTTTAAAAATGGCGACCGTGTGAATGCGGTGATGGCGCCTCAAGCGGCGATGCTTAGTGATGAAGATATGGCGAATCTTGCCGCTTATTATGCTTCACAAGAAGCACCTAAAGCAAAAACCAAAGGCGCAGGAGAAAATCCTGAGGAAATGCTGGCTTTAGGTGAAGCGCTGTATCGCGGTGGCGATATGGAAAAAGGCATTCCAGCATGTTCGGCGTGTCATGGTCCAACCGGTGCAGGGATTAGCGTTGCTGCTTTCCCACAACTTTCTGCTCAGCATGCAAAATACACCCGAATACAGCTAGATGCCTTTAAAGCGGCGTCAGGTTCCTCTGACCAAGCAACAGATGCCCCAGTGCCGTCAGCTGTTCGCGCTAATGATCCTAATGCGATGATGCGTGATATTGCTTCGCAAATGACGCCAAAACAAATTGAAGCGGTTGCTTACTATATCCAAGGTTTGAATTAA
- a CDS encoding toprim domain-containing protein: protein MSIYSDALSFIDPNMPRNDWVGVLAACKTAGIAFDDVVAWCEPAANFESVKDVRSAWNSITDGIVPDGYLIKLARENGYSSASAPIAKQRRKPPELIKDDIATIQRILGKTASFGDTVRFIASYLYNRGLDLSPPAILRAAELDYWHDGRMVGRFDCMVAPITMGAELRGLHLTYLSGGRKLQGYPAKKMRTRYSGAISGAAVQLYKPSEYLAIAEGIETALAVRQITGLPVWACLSAGGMEKIILPPIKKLCIFADNDDAGIQASERLKARAIKQGMSCEIAIPEQSGADWLDVLRGGDNE, encoded by the coding sequence TCTATTCTGATGCGCTAAGCTTTATTGATCCGAACATGCCGAGGAATGATTGGGTTGGCGTTTTGGCAGCATGTAAAACTGCTGGGATTGCGTTTGATGATGTGGTGGCTTGGTGTGAACCAGCCGCCAATTTTGAGAGCGTGAAGGATGTGCGCAGCGCTTGGAATAGCATTACTGATGGTATCGTCCCTGATGGGTATCTAATCAAGTTAGCGCGTGAAAATGGTTACTCATCGGCCAGCGCACCAATAGCAAAACAGCGTAGAAAGCCACCAGAGCTGATTAAAGACGATATAGCTACCATTCAGCGCATACTTGGTAAAACCGCTTCATTTGGCGATACAGTGCGTTTTATAGCAAGCTATCTGTATAACAGGGGCTTGGATTTGTCACCGCCTGCGATTTTGCGAGCTGCTGAGCTTGATTATTGGCATGATGGGCGGATGGTCGGGCGATTTGATTGTATGGTCGCACCGATAACTATGGGCGCTGAATTGCGTGGGTTGCACTTAACTTATCTTAGTGGAGGCCGCAAGCTGCAAGGCTACCCTGCAAAGAAAATGCGTACTCGCTATTCAGGCGCGATTAGTGGTGCAGCAGTACAGCTATATAAACCAAGCGAATATCTAGCAATTGCTGAAGGCATAGAAACAGCATTAGCAGTGCGACAGATAACAGGCTTGCCAGTGTGGGCTTGCTTGAGCGCAGGCGGCATGGAAAAAATCATACTGCCACCAATTAAGAAGCTATGTATCTTTGCTGATAATGATGATGCAGGCATACAAGCCAGTGAGCGATTAAAAGCGCGTGCTATCAAGCAGGGCATGAGCTGCGAAATAGCTATACCTGAGCAATCAGGCGCTGATTGGCTTGATGTATTGCGAGGTGGTGACAATGAGTGA
- a CDS encoding cell division protein ZipA C-terminal FtsZ-binding domain-containing protein — MNESSLIFVIRVVAVVLVLIIIGLVLFSIWRAKQFAGRDFDHPKYRSSALDGDVALEADTPENFEIGKVAVQQKTEQLNPELFAEVDTNKPATATKPSKPLKLPKSAKPLKKPKPEMPLKQYTKPVGQPSMTLPYTVMARFGKHFTGKAIADMVKTFGLTRSPNDAFELIGEDGSEVVFSVLNVRKPGVFPKDLSSLSQVDGLMLVMQLPVGDDAVKSWEMFTAMAHEISEMLDGRLCDHTRRPIGDQDLLKYRKAAEQFDAQYTQWLQQQR, encoded by the coding sequence ATGAATGAAAGCAGCCTGATTTTTGTGATTCGTGTGGTGGCTGTGGTACTGGTGTTGATTATTATCGGCTTGGTGCTATTTAGTATTTGGCGCGCGAAACAGTTTGCTGGACGTGATTTTGATCATCCAAAATACCGCAGTTCCGCTCTTGATGGGGATGTGGCATTAGAAGCTGATACACCCGAGAATTTTGAAATCGGCAAGGTGGCCGTACAACAGAAAACCGAGCAACTCAATCCTGAGCTTTTTGCTGAGGTAGATACTAACAAACCAGCAACAGCGACTAAACCGTCAAAACCGCTCAAGCTTCCAAAATCAGCGAAACCGCTTAAAAAGCCTAAGCCGGAAATGCCGCTGAAGCAATACACTAAACCGGTAGGGCAACCTTCGATGACCTTGCCTTATACCGTGATGGCGCGTTTTGGTAAACACTTTACCGGTAAAGCGATCGCAGATATGGTCAAGACTTTTGGTCTGACTCGCTCACCGAATGATGCCTTTGAGTTAATTGGTGAAGATGGCAGCGAAGTGGTTTTTAGTGTGCTCAATGTCCGTAAACCCGGTGTGTTTCCTAAAGATCTATCGAGCCTGTCGCAGGTTGATGGGTTGATGCTGGTGATGCAATTGCCAGTTGGTGATGATGCAGTCAAATCATGGGAAATGTTTACCGCGATGGCGCACGAAATCAGTGAAATGCTTGATGGTCGCCTCTGTGATCACACCCGTCGACCGATTGGTGATCAGGATTTGCTCAAATACCGCAAAGCGGCTGAGCAATTCGACGCCCAATATACACAGTGGTTACAACAACAACGATAA
- a CDS encoding alpha/beta hydrolase, with product MTQLEQIIHPAKEPATQTIIWLHGLGADGNDFLPIAPLLNLRANTQIIFPHAPVRPITINGGMAMRGWYDISDVSLRGHDTQGIAGSRAAITAIYDAEIARGVLAERILFAGFSQGGAMALHCGLELPCAGILAMSCYLLNPEHAPVAEQPARPIALMHGTNDPIVPYGLGEAAYQRLSQLGYTPRWYDYPMGHEVCMPQIQDIASWLNAQEF from the coding sequence ATGACACAGCTTGAACAAATCATCCATCCAGCAAAAGAGCCTGCAACACAAACCATCATCTGGTTACACGGTTTGGGCGCTGATGGAAATGATTTTCTCCCGATTGCCCCGTTGCTTAATTTACGCGCCAACACACAAATCATTTTCCCTCACGCACCAGTGCGACCGATTACGATTAACGGCGGTATGGCGATGCGTGGCTGGTATGACATCAGCGATGTGTCGCTTCGTGGTCACGACACTCAGGGTATAGCAGGTAGTCGCGCAGCAATCACAGCTATTTATGACGCTGAAATCGCGCGAGGGGTTCTTGCCGAACGCATCCTTTTTGCTGGATTTTCACAAGGTGGCGCGATGGCACTGCATTGTGGTTTAGAACTACCATGCGCTGGCATACTCGCCATGTCGTGTTATTTGCTCAACCCCGAACACGCCCCTGTTGCAGAACAACCGGCCCGACCGATTGCGTTGATGCATGGTACAAATGATCCGATTGTCCCCTACGGTTTAGGGGAAGCAGCTTATCAGCGTCTTTCTCAACTGGGTTATACACCACGCTGGTATGACTACCCAATGGGTCATGAAGTCTGTATGCCGCAAATCCAAGATATCGCCAGCTGGTTAAACGCCCAAGAATTTTAA
- a CDS encoding tryptophan--tRNA ligase — MNKRVLTGITTTGIPHLGNYVGAIRPAVQSTEGNSDDAYFFLADYHGIIKCHDPEQIHESTLAIAATWLACGLDPERVTFYRQSDIPEIPELTWVFHCACAKGLMNRAHAYKAAVDANNAEGNTDPDHGVSMGLFSYPILMAADILLFNATHIPVGRDQIQHVEMARDIAGRFNHRYRDIFVFPEAVVDEQTALLTGLDGRKMSKSYGNTIPLFDSEKKLRKAIMKIVTNSQQPGEPKDPDDSTVFDIYRAFASKEQSNEMRQRYADGIAWGEAKQALFELINAEIGPFRERYEALMSNPQEVEMILQRGAEKARDEARGRIAAVREAIGIRSLGA, encoded by the coding sequence ATGAATAAGCGGGTACTCACCGGCATTACGACCACCGGCATTCCCCATTTAGGTAATTACGTGGGTGCGATTCGCCCGGCTGTGCAATCAACCGAAGGTAATAGCGACGATGCCTATTTCTTTTTGGCCGATTACCATGGGATTATTAAATGTCATGATCCTGAGCAAATTCATGAATCTACGTTGGCAATTGCAGCAACCTGGCTGGCGTGTGGCTTGGACCCAGAACGGGTCACGTTTTATCGGCAGTCGGATATTCCTGAAATTCCTGAGCTGACTTGGGTTTTTCATTGCGCTTGTGCTAAGGGCTTGATGAATCGCGCACACGCGTATAAGGCTGCGGTGGACGCGAATAACGCTGAGGGTAATACAGATCCTGACCATGGGGTTTCCATGGGCCTATTCAGCTATCCAATATTGATGGCCGCTGATATTTTGCTGTTTAACGCCACCCATATACCGGTTGGCCGCGACCAGATTCAACATGTCGAGATGGCGCGTGATATCGCAGGGCGTTTTAATCATCGCTATCGTGATATTTTTGTATTCCCTGAAGCGGTGGTTGATGAACAAACCGCCTTACTCACCGGGCTTGATGGTCGTAAGATGAGTAAAAGCTACGGTAATACGATTCCTTTGTTTGATAGTGAGAAAAAATTACGCAAAGCGATTATGAAAATCGTCACTAATTCGCAGCAGCCGGGTGAGCCGAAAGATCCTGATGATTCAACGGTGTTTGATATTTATCGCGCGTTTGCCAGTAAAGAACAAAGCAACGAAATGCGCCAGCGTTACGCTGATGGCATAGCCTGGGGTGAGGCAAAACAAGCGTTGTTTGAATTGATTAATGCTGAAATTGGCCCATTTCGTGAGCGCTACGAAGCGTTGATGAGTAACCCTCAGGAAGTGGAGATGATTTTGCAGCGCGGTGCGGAGAAAGCCCGTGATGAAGCGCGCGGGCGTATTGCAGCGGTGCGTGAAGCGATTGGTATCCGCTCTTTAGGGGCATAA
- a CDS encoding DUF927 domain-containing protein, which produces MSEIEALEKLGINLTEVTNQQFTVTDEGIFHNGSSSEKICDYFTVEGDAIDDNGVRYYILKADNKLFALAWADLGDNQGWKVMRGVIRGIPPDTRRKNKLVEFIQTRDILKRWALTDTAGWHGDAYILPSGEIIGEADGVLFQRPQKISAYGVAGTLEDWQQHLGRYIVGNSRFCLMMGAAFAAPMIEWFGIEGGILHLYGSSSGGKTTAQRLAQSVWGHGIHSCETWNGTGYALTNTAAARNNGLLSLDEIGQDERGNAATQCTYSISNGKGKIQGAKDGGNRPELRFCVLGVSSGEITLDEHLARHGKQAMAGQLVRCPSISHELEAAHGFESMKAFTDHINDAVTRYYGEAGRVFIAEIVKDKAAAKERAKELYQRFLDELISNHAMGKQQSRAARLFAAAYVGLIMAKQYGIIGIDESDAREGVNACLIDWLEKQPQGLYEDERIKENAIDTMPTLQPQFVSIIAEGTNHVFSGDYVGFVADDGEGKIYDVLPAMFKKYFALGDNAAAMNRATQVLGNDMGWLNKPKGKGWQHVRRFNGESIKVYRFRGIAPPE; this is translated from the coding sequence ATGAGTGAAATTGAAGCATTGGAAAAGCTAGGGATTAATCTTACCGAAGTAACTAATCAACAATTCACCGTTACCGATGAAGGCATTTTTCACAATGGCAGCAGCTCAGAGAAGATTTGCGATTACTTCACCGTTGAAGGTGATGCTATTGATGATAATGGCGTGCGTTATTACATATTGAAAGCCGATAATAAGCTGTTTGCTTTGGCTTGGGCTGATTTGGGCGATAACCAAGGATGGAAAGTGATGCGCGGTGTTATTCGTGGCATACCACCCGATACAAGGCGCAAAAATAAGCTGGTGGAGTTTATACAAACACGCGATATATTAAAGCGGTGGGCGTTGACTGATACAGCAGGTTGGCATGGTGATGCTTATATTTTGCCGAGCGGTGAAATCATTGGTGAAGCGGATGGCGTTTTATTTCAGAGGCCGCAAAAAATCAGCGCGTATGGTGTCGCTGGTACTCTTGAGGATTGGCAGCAGCACCTTGGGCGCTATATCGTAGGTAATAGCCGTTTTTGTTTGATGATGGGCGCAGCGTTTGCTGCCCCAATGATTGAATGGTTTGGTATCGAGGGTGGCATTTTACATTTGTATGGAAGCAGCTCAGGCGGCAAAACCACCGCTCAACGATTAGCACAATCGGTATGGGGGCATGGCATACATTCTTGTGAAACTTGGAATGGCACAGGTTATGCGTTGACCAATACAGCAGCAGCCAGGAACAACGGCCTGCTATCTCTTGATGAGATTGGACAGGATGAGCGAGGCAATGCTGCTACTCAATGTACATACAGCATCAGCAACGGCAAAGGCAAGATACAAGGCGCTAAAGATGGTGGTAATCGTCCCGAATTGCGCTTTTGTGTCTTGGGGGTATCATCAGGCGAGATAACCTTGGATGAGCACTTAGCGCGGCATGGCAAACAAGCTATGGCTGGCCAGTTGGTGCGTTGCCCTTCAATCAGTCATGAGCTTGAAGCTGCGCATGGATTTGAGAGCATGAAAGCGTTTACCGACCATATCAATGATGCAGTTACTCGCTATTATGGCGAAGCAGGGCGCGTATTTATCGCTGAGATTGTTAAAGATAAGGCAGCAGCTAAAGAGCGCGCTAAAGAGCTATACCAGCGCTTTCTTGATGAGCTAATAAGCAATCATGCCATGGGTAAGCAGCAAAGCAGGGCGGCAAGATTATTTGCAGCTGCTTATGTTGGTTTAATCATGGCGAAGCAATACGGCATTATCGGTATCGATGAAAGCGATGCGCGAGAAGGTGTTAATGCTTGCTTGATTGATTGGCTAGAGAAGCAGCCACAAGGACTGTATGAAGATGAGCGCATTAAAGAAAACGCGATTGATACCATGCCGACACTGCAGCCGCAATTTGTGAGCATAATTGCAGAAGGCACAAACCATGTATTCAGTGGTGATTATGTTGGTTTTGTCGCTGATGATGGCGAGGGGAAAATCTATGATGTATTGCCTGCCATGTTCAAAAAGTACTTTGCTTTAGGTGACAATGCCGCTGCGATGAATCGAGCTACCCAAGTACTGGGTAACGATATGGGATGGTTAAACAAGCCGAAAGGCAAGGGCTGGCAACATGTACGTAGATTCAATGGCGAATCAATAAAGGTATATCGCTTTCGAGGGATAGCTCCACCTGAGTAA